One part of the Phragmites australis chromosome 3, lpPhrAust1.1, whole genome shotgun sequence genome encodes these proteins:
- the LOC133910702 gene encoding putative magnesium transporter MRS2-D: MASTTPAVPRWRHAAAGEWAAVSSVGAWRVEEVGKHQQMRRTRLPVCNLHALDPALSYPSSIMGWDRVVVVNLERIHTVITATEVLVPGPRDLAITPLVWELRTNLENQAGKDGVVSPPSPRERGGDKDGQALGSDKALPFEFRALEVCLEFTCKSLEQEVQPAALLIF, translated from the exons ATGGCATCGACCACGCCAGCGGTGCCAAGATGGAGGCACGCGGCAGCAGGGGAGTGGGCGGCGGTGTCCAGCGTGGGTGCGTGGCGGGTGGAGGAGGTCGGGAAGCATCAGCAAATGCGACGCACAAGGCTACCGGTGTGCAACCTCCACGCGCTGGACCCAGCACTGTCCTACCCGTCCAGCATCATGGGCTGGGACCGCGTTGTCGTGGTCAACCTGGAGCGCATCCATACCGTCATCACCGCCACCGAAGTACTCGTCCCGGGTCCGCGCGACCTTGCCATCACACCACTTGTCTGGGAGCTCCGCACGAACCTC GAGAACCAGGCAGGCAAGGACGGGGTTGTCTCGCCACCAAGTCCAAGAGAAAGAGGTGGCGACAAGGATGGACAAGCATTAGGAAGCGACAAGGCCTTGCCGTTTGAGTTCAGGGCGCTGGAGGTGTGCCTAGAGTTCACATGCAAGTCCCTTGAACAGGAGGTACAGCCTGCTGCCCTATTGATCTTCTAA